A DNA window from Streptomyces canus contains the following coding sequences:
- a CDS encoding AAA family ATPase, which produces MTTLFLTVGLPGAGKTTRARQLAKEHSALRLTPDEWMIPLFGDPQPEGKRDVLEGRLLWLGLEALKLGTNVVLDFGCWSRDERSAIRWLVMSVGASCRLVYVPVDHETQRARIAHRQSATPYLTFAMSETDLVHWRTLFEEPDATELDGHEVGGPPPGWSGWLEWAADRWPSLA; this is translated from the coding sequence GTGACGACGCTGTTCCTGACGGTCGGCCTGCCAGGGGCCGGAAAGACCACGAGAGCGCGGCAGCTGGCCAAGGAGCACAGCGCGCTGCGGCTGACGCCCGATGAGTGGATGATCCCGCTGTTCGGTGATCCGCAGCCGGAAGGGAAGCGCGATGTGTTGGAAGGTCGGCTGCTCTGGCTTGGTCTGGAGGCGCTGAAGCTGGGAACGAACGTGGTCCTGGATTTCGGATGCTGGTCTCGTGACGAGAGGTCCGCGATCCGCTGGTTGGTGATGTCTGTGGGCGCGTCCTGTCGCCTTGTGTACGTGCCGGTGGACCATGAGACCCAACGTGCCCGGATCGCCCATCGCCAGTCGGCCACCCCGTATCTGACTTTCGCGATGAGCGAGACGGACCTCGTGCACTGGAGGACGCTGTTCGAGGAGCCCGACGCCACGGAACTCGATGGACATGAGGTGGGAGGTCCGCCTCCTGGGTGGTCAGGATGGCTGGAGTGGGCCGCCGATCGGTGGCCATCGCTCGCGTGA
- a CDS encoding PepSY-associated TM helix domain-containing protein translates to MSIVPPTSPTSGSAPAGGPSSDEAPQPAASAPVPSRWAPLRPLVLRLHFYAGVFVAPFLLIAAATGFLYAGAFQAEKIVYRDQMTVGAVGDSKLPITEQVAAARKAHPEGTVSAVRPSPEDDATTRVLLSGVKGVDPNHTLAVFVDPYTGKVRGALEQYGSTGALPLRTWIDEFHRDLHLGENGRLYSEFAASWLWVIAGGGIALWFSRRRALRKVRGTSGRRRTLGLHGSVGVWAAAGFIFLSATGLTWSTYAGANIDELRTSLGQSTPSVSAAAGGDHSGHGASASAGGAEHGVGLDKVLAAARAEGLGDPVEIVPPADASSTYVVRQVQRSWPEKQDAVAVDPATGEVTDVLRFADHPLLAKLTRWGIDLHTGVLFGLVNQIALMLLALSLVLLIVWGYRMWWQRGRGSAFGRPVPRGAWQQVPPQILVPGVVVVAVLGYFVPLLGIPLAGFIVADVILGEVAHRRAGRA, encoded by the coding sequence ATGTCCATCGTCCCCCCGACGTCCCCCACTTCCGGCTCCGCTCCAGCGGGGGGACCCTCATCCGACGAGGCCCCGCAACCGGCCGCCTCCGCGCCGGTTCCCAGCAGATGGGCCCCGCTGCGCCCGCTCGTGCTGCGTCTGCACTTCTACGCCGGCGTGTTCGTCGCGCCCTTCCTCCTCATCGCCGCGGCCACCGGCTTCCTGTACGCCGGTGCCTTCCAGGCCGAGAAGATCGTCTACCGGGACCAGATGACCGTCGGCGCCGTCGGCGACAGCAAGCTGCCCATCACCGAGCAGGTGGCCGCCGCGCGCAAGGCCCACCCCGAGGGCACCGTCTCCGCCGTACGTCCTTCCCCCGAGGACGACGCGACGACCAGGGTGCTGCTGTCCGGGGTGAAGGGAGTCGACCCGAACCACACCCTCGCCGTGTTCGTCGACCCGTACACCGGCAAGGTCCGCGGCGCGCTCGAGCAGTACGGCTCCACCGGCGCGCTGCCGCTGCGCACCTGGATCGACGAGTTCCACCGCGACCTCCACCTCGGCGAGAACGGCCGCCTCTACAGCGAGTTCGCCGCCAGCTGGCTGTGGGTGATCGCGGGCGGCGGCATCGCGCTGTGGTTCTCCCGCCGCCGCGCCCTGCGCAAGGTCCGCGGTACCAGCGGGCGGCGCCGCACCCTCGGACTGCACGGCAGCGTGGGCGTCTGGGCCGCGGCCGGCTTCATCTTCCTGTCGGCGACCGGACTGACCTGGTCGACGTACGCAGGCGCCAACATCGACGAACTCCGCACCTCGCTGGGCCAGTCCACACCGTCGGTCTCCGCGGCCGCGGGCGGCGACCACTCGGGCCACGGCGCGTCCGCCTCGGCCGGGGGCGCCGAGCACGGCGTGGGCCTCGACAAGGTGCTGGCCGCCGCCCGTGCCGAAGGGCTCGGCGACCCCGTCGAGATCGTCCCGCCCGCCGACGCGTCATCGACCTATGTCGTACGGCAGGTGCAGCGCAGCTGGCCCGAGAAGCAGGACGCGGTCGCCGTCGACCCGGCCACCGGCGAGGTCACCGACGTGCTGCGGTTCGCCGACCACCCGCTGCTCGCCAAGCTGACCCGCTGGGGCATCGATCTGCACACCGGCGTCCTGTTCGGGCTGGTCAACCAGATCGCCCTGATGCTTCTCGCGCTGTCGCTGGTCCTGCTGATCGTGTGGGGCTACCGCATGTGGTGGCAGCGCGGCCGCGGCTCCGCCTTCGGGCGGCCGGTCCCGCGCGGAGCCTGGCAGCAGGTCCCCCCGCAGATCCTGGTGCCCGGCGTGGTGGTCGTCGCCGTCCTCGGCTACTTCGTGCCGCTGCTCGGCATACCGCTGGCCGGCTTCATCGTCGCCGACGTGATCCTCGGCGAGGTCGCCCATCGGCGGGCAGGAAGGGCGTGA
- a CDS encoding pirin family protein, producing the protein MSNLDREPVPALCGGRGFVVAEPVRELLSPRRVKLGESSEVRRLLPNLGRRMVGAWCFVDHYGPDDIADEPGMQVPPHPHMGLQTVSWLHEGEVLHRDSTGSLQTIRPRELGLMTSGRAISHSEESPKSHARFLHGAQLWVALPDGHRHTDPRFEHHAELPQITAPGLTATLILGDLDGARSPGTAYTPIVGADLALARGADVRLPLVPDFEYAVLSMSGEAHVDGVPLLPGSMLYLGCGRTELPLRAESEAGLMLLGGEPFEEELVMFWNWIGRSQEEIEQARRDWMEGTRFGEVKGYEGAPLPAPELPPLPLKPRGRVR; encoded by the coding sequence ATGAGCAATCTTGATCGCGAGCCGGTTCCCGCCCTGTGCGGCGGCCGCGGCTTCGTGGTGGCGGAACCCGTGCGCGAACTCCTCAGCCCTCGGCGCGTCAAGCTGGGCGAGTCCAGCGAGGTGCGCCGGCTTCTTCCCAACCTGGGCCGCCGCATGGTCGGCGCCTGGTGTTTCGTCGATCACTACGGCCCCGACGACATCGCCGACGAGCCCGGCATGCAGGTGCCCCCGCACCCGCACATGGGGCTGCAGACGGTGAGCTGGCTGCACGAGGGCGAGGTGCTGCACCGCGACTCCACCGGCAGCCTCCAGACCATCCGCCCCCGTGAGCTGGGCCTGATGACCTCCGGCCGCGCGATCAGCCACTCCGAGGAGAGCCCGAAGTCCCACGCCCGCTTCCTGCACGGCGCCCAGCTCTGGGTCGCCCTGCCGGACGGCCACCGCCACACCGACCCGCGCTTCGAGCACCACGCCGAGCTGCCGCAGATCACGGCACCGGGCCTGACGGCCACGCTCATCCTGGGAGACCTCGACGGCGCGCGCTCGCCCGGAACGGCTTACACGCCCATCGTCGGCGCCGACCTGGCCCTCGCCCGCGGCGCGGACGTACGCCTGCCGCTGGTACCGGACTTCGAGTACGCCGTCCTGTCCATGTCCGGCGAGGCCCACGTGGACGGGGTGCCGCTCCTGCCCGGCTCGATGCTCTACCTCGGCTGCGGCCGCACCGAACTGCCGCTGCGCGCCGAGTCGGAGGCGGGCCTGATGCTCCTGGGCGGCGAGCCGTTCGAGGAGGAGCTCGTCATGTTCTGGAACTGGATCGGGCGGTCCCAGGAGGAGATCGAACAGGCCCGTCGGGACTGGATGGAAGGCACACGGTTCGGTGAGGTCAAGGGGTACGAGGGCGCCCCGCTGCCCGCTCCGGAACTGCCGCCCCTGCCGTTGAAGCCGCGGGGCAGAGTGCGCTGA
- a CDS encoding beta-galactosidase yields MSNERRLRLPGIAYGGDYNPEQWPEEVWAEDMRLMREAGVTMVSVGIFSWALLEPAEGVYDFARMDKILDLLQENGIAADLATPTAAPPAWFFHTYPEALPVDRDGRRLSYGSRQTFCPSSPAYRRAALSIAGALAERYADHPAVAMWHVHNEYGCHNDACYCDTSATAFRTWLRARYGDDLDALNHAWGTTFWSQWYYTWDQILPPRTTAAPPNPTHQLDWRRFCSDELLSLCTAERDVLRQAAPDTPATTNFLVLRTIDALDYWRWAPELDILSNDHYLLSDDPEAEVDIALHGDLMRSLAGGPWFLMEHSTGAVNWQPVNRAKGPGEMRRNALAHVAHGADGIAFFQWRAAKAGAEQWHSAMLPHAGTDSQIWRDVVQLGADLRALAEVRDSTSTAQMAIVWDWDARWALELPSQPSGELRYQDLVRDWYTPLWRAGVAVDFVRPDDPELDRYKLVLAPSLYLVTEAAAANLARFAERGGTLAVGFHSGMVDENAHVYLGGYPGAFRDILGVVTDELFPLLPGETNGLTGDVAPGATADLWSERIRLTGAQAVASHSDGPLAGHPAVTRHRYGDGTAWYVATHPDQDTLAALLNRIRQDADVTPEHEAPAGIEVVRRHGTVADYLFLIDHTGKGAEAPAEGVELLTGKPISGTVSIPPGGVAVIREPH; encoded by the coding sequence GTGAGTAACGAACGCCGTCTCCGCCTTCCTGGCATCGCCTACGGAGGTGACTACAACCCCGAGCAATGGCCCGAGGAGGTATGGGCCGAGGACATGCGCCTGATGCGCGAGGCCGGGGTGACCATGGTCAGCGTCGGCATCTTCTCCTGGGCTCTGCTCGAACCGGCCGAGGGCGTCTACGACTTCGCCCGCATGGACAAGATCCTCGACCTGCTCCAGGAGAACGGCATCGCCGCCGACCTGGCGACACCGACGGCGGCGCCGCCGGCCTGGTTCTTCCACACGTACCCGGAAGCGCTGCCGGTCGACCGGGACGGCCGCAGACTGTCGTACGGCAGCCGCCAGACGTTCTGCCCGAGCAGCCCCGCCTACCGCCGAGCAGCACTGAGTATCGCCGGGGCGCTCGCCGAGCGCTACGCCGACCACCCGGCCGTCGCCATGTGGCACGTGCACAACGAGTACGGCTGCCACAACGACGCCTGCTACTGCGACACCAGCGCCACCGCCTTCCGCACCTGGCTGCGCGCCCGCTACGGCGACGACCTGGACGCCCTCAACCATGCCTGGGGGACCACGTTCTGGAGCCAGTGGTACTACACGTGGGACCAGATCCTGCCGCCCCGCACCACCGCAGCTCCCCCCAACCCCACCCACCAGCTCGACTGGCGCCGCTTCTGCTCCGACGAACTGCTCTCCCTGTGCACCGCCGAACGCGACGTACTGCGCCAGGCCGCTCCGGACACCCCCGCGACCACCAACTTCCTGGTCCTGCGCACCATCGACGCCCTCGACTACTGGCGCTGGGCACCGGAGCTGGACATCCTCTCCAACGACCACTACCTGCTGTCCGACGACCCGGAGGCCGAGGTCGACATCGCGCTTCACGGCGATCTGATGCGTTCGCTCGCGGGCGGACCGTGGTTCCTCATGGAGCACTCGACCGGCGCCGTCAACTGGCAGCCCGTCAACCGGGCCAAGGGACCCGGAGAGATGCGCCGCAACGCACTCGCGCACGTGGCCCACGGCGCCGACGGCATCGCGTTCTTCCAGTGGCGGGCGGCAAAGGCGGGCGCCGAGCAGTGGCACTCGGCGATGCTGCCGCACGCCGGAACCGACAGCCAGATCTGGCGGGACGTCGTCCAACTGGGCGCAGACCTGCGGGCGTTGGCCGAGGTACGGGACTCCACCAGCACGGCGCAGATGGCGATCGTTTGGGACTGGGACGCCCGCTGGGCACTGGAACTGCCCTCCCAGCCCAGCGGCGAACTGCGCTACCAGGACCTGGTACGGGACTGGTACACCCCCCTGTGGCGGGCAGGCGTCGCCGTCGACTTCGTACGCCCCGACGACCCCGAACTCGACCGCTACAAACTCGTCCTGGCGCCGTCGCTGTACCTGGTGACGGAGGCGGCCGCGGCGAACCTCGCCCGGTTCGCAGAGCGCGGGGGCACGCTGGCCGTCGGCTTCCACAGCGGCATGGTCGACGAGAACGCCCATGTGTACCTGGGCGGCTACCCTGGCGCGTTCCGCGACATCCTCGGCGTGGTCACCGACGAGCTCTTCCCCCTGCTGCCGGGCGAGACGAACGGCCTGACCGGCGACGTAGCGCCGGGCGCCACGGCCGACCTGTGGTCGGAACGCATACGGCTCACCGGCGCACAGGCCGTCGCCTCCCACTCCGACGGCCCACTGGCCGGCCACCCCGCCGTCACCCGCCACCGGTACGGTGACGGCACCGCCTGGTACGTGGCCACCCACCCTGACCAAGACACTCTCGCCGCCCTGCTCAACCGTATCCGCCAGGATGCCGACGTCACACCAGAGCACGAGGCACCCGCCGGTATCGAAGTCGTCAGGCGCCACGGCACGGTGGCCGACTACCTGTTCCTTATCGACCACACCGGAAAGGGCGCCGAAGCGCCCGCCGAAGGCGTCGAACTCCTCACCGGCAAGCCGATCTCCGGAACGGTCAGCATCCCACCAGGAGGCGTCGCCGTCATCCGAGAGCCACACTGA
- a CDS encoding carbohydrate ABC transporter permease yields the protein MSTPTVALGAKQRTPLRPARILLHVFLIGTSLAWLAPLLWAVFAALRPYSETSTKGYVSWPDKLNFDNFKNAFEQSDMLHYFGNTLLIAVPAVLVTLLVSSMVAFYVSRFDFRLNIFLLLVFTAGNLLPQQVIITPLYRMYLLIDLPGITMSGKLYDSALGLVLIHVAFQSGFCAFVLSNYMRMLPHELTEAALVDGASVWRMYWQIVLPLCKPAMAALGTLLSIWIYNDFFWAIVLISTGENMPITSALNNLSGQYFTDPNLVAAGALLTAIPTLIVYFVLQRQFVSGLTLGANKG from the coding sequence ATGAGCACCCCCACCGTCGCGCTCGGCGCCAAGCAGCGCACCCCCCTGCGCCCCGCCCGGATCCTGCTGCACGTCTTCCTGATCGGCACCTCGCTGGCCTGGCTCGCCCCGCTGCTCTGGGCCGTCTTCGCGGCCCTGCGCCCCTACAGCGAGACCAGCACCAAGGGCTACGTCTCCTGGCCGGACAAGCTGAACTTCGACAACTTCAAAAACGCGTTCGAGCAGTCCGACATGCTCCACTACTTCGGGAACACACTGCTCATCGCGGTCCCGGCGGTGCTGGTCACCCTGCTGGTGTCGTCGATGGTCGCGTTCTACGTCTCCCGCTTCGACTTCCGGCTGAACATCTTCCTGCTGCTGGTCTTCACCGCCGGCAACCTGCTGCCGCAGCAGGTCATCATCACCCCGCTGTACCGCATGTACCTGCTCATCGACCTGCCCGGCATCACCATGAGCGGCAAGCTGTACGACTCCGCACTCGGCCTGGTCCTGATCCACGTGGCGTTCCAGTCCGGGTTCTGCGCCTTCGTCCTGTCCAACTACATGCGCATGCTGCCCCACGAGCTCACCGAGGCCGCCCTGGTCGACGGCGCCTCCGTGTGGCGGATGTACTGGCAGATCGTGCTGCCGCTGTGCAAGCCCGCGATGGCGGCCCTGGGCACCCTGCTGTCCATCTGGATCTACAACGACTTCTTCTGGGCCATCGTGCTGATCTCCACCGGCGAGAACATGCCCATCACCTCCGCCCTGAACAACCTCTCCGGCCAGTACTTCACCGACCCCAACCTGGTAGCCGCCGGCGCCCTGCTCACCGCGATCCCCACCCTGATCGTGTACTTCGTGCTCCAGCGCCAGTTCGTCAGCGGACTGACCCTCGGCGCCAACAAGGGCTGA
- a CDS encoding carbohydrate ABC transporter permease produces MSSETTTTIPEAAAVPPPGPAPVNNKRVPQGHRRLLTRRDRITLGFMAGVPTVLHVALVWVTALASIALAFTSWDGIGFGSIKWVGLDNFKQLFNDNPQFWPAVEHNVIWFVVLILIPTPFGLFLAVQLDKKIRFSRVYQTAFFLPVVVSLAVTGFVWQLVYNPDTGLINSLIGANKPGHYIDWIGDPHLNLWAVLIAASWRHTGYMMILYLAGLKGVDPSLREASSLDGANEWQTFKNVIFPTLRPTNTVVLVVTIIEALRAFDLVFVFNKGAQGTELLSILITNNIIGESSRIGYGSAIAVVLLVISLVVIIPYLISTFRKERSA; encoded by the coding sequence ATGAGCTCCGAAACGACCACAACGATCCCGGAGGCGGCCGCCGTGCCGCCTCCGGGCCCCGCGCCGGTCAACAACAAGCGGGTCCCGCAGGGCCACCGGCGCCTGCTGACCCGCCGTGACCGCATCACGCTCGGCTTCATGGCCGGCGTGCCCACCGTCCTGCACGTGGCCCTGGTCTGGGTCACCGCGCTGGCCTCGATCGCCCTGGCATTCACCAGCTGGGACGGCATCGGCTTCGGCTCCATCAAGTGGGTCGGCCTGGACAACTTCAAGCAGCTGTTCAACGACAACCCGCAGTTCTGGCCGGCCGTCGAGCACAACGTCATCTGGTTCGTCGTGCTCATCCTGATCCCCACCCCGTTCGGCCTGTTCCTGGCCGTGCAGCTGGACAAGAAGATCCGTTTCTCCCGGGTCTACCAGACCGCGTTCTTCCTGCCGGTCGTGGTCTCGCTCGCGGTCACCGGGTTCGTCTGGCAGCTGGTCTACAACCCCGACACCGGCCTGATCAACAGCCTGATCGGGGCCAACAAGCCCGGCCACTACATCGACTGGATCGGCGACCCGCACCTGAACCTGTGGGCGGTGCTGATCGCCGCGTCCTGGCGGCACACCGGCTACATGATGATCCTCTACCTGGCCGGCCTCAAGGGCGTCGACCCCTCGCTGCGGGAAGCGTCCTCGCTGGACGGCGCCAACGAGTGGCAGACGTTCAAGAACGTCATCTTCCCCACCCTGCGCCCCACCAACACCGTCGTCCTGGTCGTCACCATCATCGAGGCGCTGCGCGCCTTCGACCTGGTCTTCGTCTTCAACAAGGGCGCCCAGGGCACCGAGCTGCTGTCCATCCTGATCACCAACAACATCATCGGCGAGTCCAGCCGCATCGGCTACGGCTCCGCGATCGCGGTGGTCCTGCTGGTCATCTCCCTCGTCGTGATCATCCCGTACCTGATCTCGACCTTCCGCAAGGAGCGCAGCGCATGA
- the trxA gene encoding thioredoxin translates to MSSTVELTKENFDQTVTDNEFVLIDFWASWCGPCRQFAPVYEKAAEDNPDLVFGKVDTEAQPELAAAFGIQSIPTLMIVRDQVAVFAQPGALPESALTDVIGQARKLDMAEVRKAVAEQQAQAEQNGE, encoded by the coding sequence ATGAGCAGCACCGTGGAGCTCACCAAGGAGAACTTCGACCAGACGGTCACGGACAACGAGTTCGTCCTGATCGACTTCTGGGCGTCGTGGTGCGGCCCGTGCCGCCAGTTCGCGCCGGTCTACGAGAAGGCCGCCGAGGACAACCCGGACCTGGTGTTCGGCAAGGTGGACACCGAGGCGCAGCCGGAGCTGGCCGCGGCCTTCGGTATCCAGTCGATCCCGACGCTGATGATCGTCCGCGACCAGGTCGCGGTGTTCGCCCAGCCGGGCGCGCTGCCCGAATCCGCCCTGACGGACGTCATCGGGCAGGCCCGCAAGCTGGACATGGCCGAGGTCCGCAAGGCCGTGGCCGAGCAGCAGGCCCAGGCCGAGCAGAACGGCGAGTAA
- a CDS encoding MarR family transcriptional regulator: MTTTTPVLNPRVIALAHYAARALLESVLARHGATFQQSVTLRLAAVAEGPVERHRIVEDLVGALKIDATEAHSVVDELISAGLLAPHEPSQVRITGTGRQLFETTSAETAPITARVYAGIPEEDLAVAGRVLSLITERADKELAALNT; the protein is encoded by the coding sequence ATGACCACCACCACTCCCGTCCTCAACCCCCGTGTCATAGCCCTGGCCCACTATGCCGCCCGCGCACTTCTCGAGAGCGTCCTGGCCCGCCACGGCGCGACCTTCCAGCAGTCCGTCACCCTGCGGCTCGCCGCCGTCGCCGAGGGCCCGGTCGAGCGTCACCGCATCGTCGAGGACCTCGTCGGCGCACTGAAGATCGACGCGACGGAGGCGCACTCCGTGGTCGACGAGCTGATCTCCGCGGGACTGCTGGCCCCCCACGAGCCGTCCCAGGTGCGGATCACCGGCACCGGACGGCAGTTGTTCGAGACGACGTCCGCCGAGACCGCCCCCATCACCGCCCGGGTCTACGCCGGCATCCCCGAGGAGGACCTCGCGGTCGCCGGACGCGTCCTGAGCCTCATCACCGAGCGGGCCGACAAGGAGCTCGCCGCCCTGAACACGTAG
- a CDS encoding MarR family winged helix-turn-helix transcriptional regulator has translation MSTASEGATPGFLVWRLSMKWRVAVDRAVAPLGLTHAQYSLVASLYGMQRGGERPSQRRLADRTGLEPLYVSKLARSLESAGLLERTRDPRDPRAVQLALTEEGRERTLRAIKVVQGLLEQLLAPLGGLDSARTREFKRELSTLLDAPLDPTNENLEEQS, from the coding sequence ATGAGTACGGCTTCCGAGGGCGCGACGCCCGGTTTCCTGGTCTGGCGACTGTCGATGAAGTGGCGGGTCGCGGTCGACCGCGCGGTGGCGCCGCTCGGCCTGACCCACGCCCAGTACTCGCTGGTGGCCTCGCTGTACGGCATGCAGCGCGGCGGTGAACGCCCGAGCCAGCGACGCCTCGCCGACCGGACCGGCCTCGAACCGCTCTACGTCTCCAAGCTGGCGCGCTCCCTGGAGAGCGCCGGGCTCCTGGAACGCACCCGAGACCCCCGCGACCCGCGCGCGGTGCAACTGGCGCTGACCGAGGAGGGCCGTGAGCGAACCCTGCGCGCCATCAAGGTCGTCCAGGGGCTCCTGGAGCAACTGCTGGCACCGCTCGGAGGCCTGGACAGCGCGCGCACGCGGGAGTTCAAGCGCGAGCTGTCGACCCTGCTCGACGCACCTCTCGACCCGACGAACGAGAACCTCGAGGAGCAGTCATGA
- a CDS encoding dihydrolipoyl dehydrogenase family protein, whose protein sequence is MTETENIACSTYDVVVLGAGPVGENVADRTRAAGLSTAVVESELVGGECSYWACMPSKALLRPVIAQGDARRLPGLSASVQGPLDTAAVLARRDYFTSNWKDDGQIGWLESIGADLHRGHGRLTGERTVTVTGPDGIRKVLTARHAVALCTGTRAVLPDLPGLDEVKPWTSREATSAKAAPGRLVVVGGGVVATEMATAWQALGSQVTLLVRGKGLLNRMEPFAGELVAEALTEAGVNVRTGTSVESVSRDNGTVVVVTGTGDRIEADEILFATGRAPRTDDIGLDTIGREPGTWLEVDDTLRVTGSDWLYAVGDVNHRALLTHQGKYQARIAGAAISARASGAPVQADPWGAHAATADHGAVPQVVFTDPEAAAVGLSLAEAEQAGYRVRAVDYDLASVAGAGLYGDGYRGRARMVVDLEREILLGVTFVGPGVGELIHSATIAVAGQVPISRLWHAVPSYPTISEVWLRLLEAYRDN, encoded by the coding sequence ATGACGGAAACGGAAAACATCGCCTGCTCCACCTACGATGTAGTGGTGCTCGGTGCCGGACCCGTGGGGGAGAACGTGGCCGACCGCACCCGTGCGGCCGGCCTCTCCACCGCGGTCGTGGAGAGCGAGCTGGTCGGCGGAGAGTGCTCCTACTGGGCCTGCATGCCCAGCAAGGCCCTGCTGCGGCCGGTGATCGCCCAGGGAGACGCGCGCCGCCTGCCGGGCCTGAGCGCCTCGGTGCAGGGCCCCCTCGACACGGCCGCGGTTCTCGCACGCCGGGACTACTTCACCTCGAACTGGAAGGACGACGGCCAGATCGGCTGGCTGGAGAGCATCGGCGCCGACCTCCACCGCGGCCACGGCCGTCTCACCGGGGAGCGCACGGTCACGGTCACCGGTCCCGACGGCATACGGAAGGTGCTGACCGCCCGGCACGCCGTGGCCCTCTGCACCGGCACCCGGGCCGTCCTGCCGGACCTGCCGGGCCTCGACGAGGTCAAGCCGTGGACCAGCCGCGAGGCCACGAGCGCCAAGGCGGCGCCCGGACGGCTTGTCGTGGTCGGCGGGGGAGTGGTCGCCACCGAGATGGCCACGGCCTGGCAGGCACTCGGCTCGCAGGTCACCCTTCTCGTGCGCGGGAAGGGACTGCTCAACCGCATGGAGCCCTTCGCGGGCGAACTCGTCGCCGAGGCGCTCACCGAAGCGGGCGTGAACGTCCGCACCGGTACGTCGGTCGAGTCGGTCAGCCGCGACAACGGCACGGTCGTGGTCGTCACCGGCACCGGCGACCGCATCGAGGCCGACGAGATCCTCTTCGCCACCGGTCGCGCCCCGCGCACCGACGACATCGGCCTGGACACGATCGGCCGGGAGCCCGGCACCTGGCTGGAGGTCGACGACACCCTCCGTGTGACCGGCAGCGACTGGCTCTACGCGGTCGGCGACGTCAATCACCGCGCGCTCCTCACCCACCAGGGCAAGTACCAGGCGCGCATCGCGGGAGCGGCGATCTCCGCCCGGGCCTCCGGAGCCCCGGTCCAGGCGGATCCCTGGGGCGCCCACGCCGCGACCGCCGACCACGGCGCCGTACCCCAGGTCGTCTTCACCGACCCGGAGGCCGCCGCGGTGGGCCTCTCCCTGGCGGAGGCCGAACAGGCGGGTTACCGGGTCCGCGCGGTCGACTACGACCTCGCTTCGGTGGCGGGCGCCGGCCTCTACGGCGACGGCTACCGGGGGCGGGCCCGCATGGTCGTCGACCTGGAACGCGAGATCCTCCTCGGCGTCACCTTCGTCGGCCCCGGCGTCGGCGAACTGATCCACTCCGCGACGATCGCCGTCGCGGGCCAGGTCCCGATCAGCAGGCTGTGGCACGCGGTCCCGTCGTACCCGACGATCAGCGAGGTGTGGCTGCGGCTCCTTGAGGCCTACCGGGACAACTAG
- a CDS encoding peptide deformylase, with the protein MATPSHRAPLAELVEELLATDGPLPIVTAGEPVLRRVSEPYDGQLDAALLSRFVEALRVTMHAAPGVGLAAPQVGVPLRIAVVEDPAPVPEEVREARGRVPQPFRVLVNPSYEPVGAERAAFFEGCLSVPGWQAVVARPAQVRLTCEDENGRPVDEVFSGWPARIVQHETDHLDGMLYLDRAELRSLSSNQAMAERWTQPTPQQAAASLGFELP; encoded by the coding sequence ATGGCAACTCCGAGTCATCGCGCGCCCCTTGCCGAGCTGGTCGAGGAACTCCTGGCCACGGACGGTCCGCTGCCGATCGTGACGGCCGGTGAACCGGTCCTGCGGCGCGTTTCCGAGCCGTACGACGGCCAGTTGGACGCCGCGCTCCTGTCCCGTTTCGTCGAGGCCCTGCGCGTCACCATGCACGCGGCGCCGGGCGTGGGCCTGGCCGCCCCGCAGGTGGGGGTGCCACTGCGCATCGCGGTCGTCGAGGACCCGGCGCCCGTACCCGAGGAGGTGCGGGAGGCGCGTGGACGGGTGCCGCAGCCGTTCCGCGTGCTGGTCAATCCGTCGTACGAGCCCGTCGGCGCGGAACGGGCCGCGTTCTTCGAGGGTTGTCTGAGCGTGCCGGGCTGGCAGGCCGTGGTGGCACGGCCTGCTCAGGTGCGGCTGACATGTGAGGACGAGAACGGCCGCCCGGTCGACGAGGTGTTCAGCGGCTGGCCCGCGCGGATCGTCCAGCACGAGACGGACCACCTCGACGGCATGCTGTACCTCGACCGCGCCGAGCTGCGCTCGCTGTCCTCGAACCAGGCGATGGCCGAGCGGTGGACGCAGCCGACACCACAGCAGGCGGCCGCGTCCCTCGGCTTCGAGCTGCCCTAG